In a single window of the Deinococcus aetherius genome:
- the ahbA gene encoding siroheme decarboxylase subunit alpha gives MTAPATTPAQVTPREQLLNRIQRDIPIVQRPYRVLAEEVGLTEEGAMDILREVKAEGVLRQVSAIFDTRTLGYKSSLVAAVYDEDHLDAGASVVNGHPGVSHNYRRNHSFNLWYTIAVPPESNLEAHVQKLHELSGARMTRLMPTLHLFKIGVEFDMTGKEDWNAKATPQYTNADRNIGYQVTDLDRAFVLEFQKDLPVTEEPYADACAALSLSIDELAAHAGKMKEAGALRRVSAVFRHQKAGFTFNAMGVWAVPQEEVAETGRRMAEFKAVSHCYLRPTYPEWPYTIFTMVHGRSKEEAFGKIDAIEREVAPGLDHAILYSTKEYKKIRLEFYKPEFYKWARVNLGTEA, from the coding sequence ATGACTGCCCCTGCCACCACGCCCGCGCAGGTGACCCCGCGTGAGCAACTGTTGAACCGCATCCAGCGTGACATCCCCATCGTCCAGCGCCCCTACCGCGTCCTCGCCGAGGAGGTCGGGTTGACGGAGGAGGGGGCCATGGACATCCTGCGCGAGGTGAAGGCGGAGGGCGTGCTGCGGCAGGTCAGCGCCATCTTCGACACTCGCACCCTGGGCTACAAGTCGAGCCTGGTGGCCGCCGTATATGACGAGGATCATCTGGATGCGGGGGCTTCGGTCGTGAACGGGCACCCGGGGGTCAGCCACAACTACAGGCGCAACCACAGCTTCAACCTCTGGTACACCATCGCCGTGCCGCCCGAGAGCAACCTGGAGGCGCACGTCCAGAAGCTCCACGAGTTGAGCGGCGCCCGGATGACCCGGCTGATGCCGACCCTGCACCTCTTCAAGATCGGCGTCGAGTTCGACATGACCGGCAAGGAGGACTGGAACGCCAAGGCCACGCCGCAGTACACGAACGCCGACCGCAACATTGGTTATCAGGTGACCGATCTTGACCGCGCCTTCGTGCTGGAGTTTCAGAAGGACCTGCCGGTCACCGAGGAGCCCTACGCGGACGCCTGCGCGGCCCTGAGTCTGAGCATCGACGAACTCGCTGCCCACGCGGGGAAGATGAAGGAGGCGGGGGCCCTCCGGCGCGTCTCCGCCGTCTTCCGGCACCAGAAGGCGGGCTTCACCTTCAACGCGATGGGCGTGTGGGCCGTGCCGCAGGAGGAGGTCGCCGAGACGGGCCGCCGCATGGCCGAGTTCAAGGCGGTGAGCCACTGCTACCTGCGCCCCACCTACCCCGAGTGGCCCTACACGATTTTCACGATGGTCCACGGCCGGAGCAAGGAGGAGGCGTTCGGCAAGATTGACGCCATCGAGCGCGAGGTCGCCCCCGGCCTCGACCACGCCATCCTGTACTCGACAAAGGAGTACAAGAAGATTCGACTGGAATTCTATAAACCGGAGTTCTACAAGTGGGCCCGCGTGAATCTGGGGACCGAGGCGTAA
- a CDS encoding DUF4388 domain-containing protein: protein MVEGGSCLNTTTRDVSLLLIGDQHGLVEHSLRRHVPASHCWTLHTAADAAGALRQASGLAPDLVVAVCTESAQTLCEHLFSLLEHAKRNWPHTSFVLVVAGTVTNLPEVFERYGVMPVVDGSDVPRVAQTIEREVGALSHGSIRGVSLPGFLQMMEWERKSLSVRVESAAGWGRLHLLEGRLVDAYAFPGEETGEAAALTIMAWSDVVIRLERSYHNGQGTELPTLTSLLIEAMRRTDEVGRAEPVEESVPPPGGPEALEENVFRRPKSSTTHLKKPGYEDPPTLGASAAELPPHDPLPGATQSGAKEFNMPNVKETLNSTMNIEGASAAALVEYTSGMALGTIGSGINLEVAAAGNTEVVRAKLRTMDALGISGQIEDILITLHDQYHIIYIVPDQPLFMYLVLQKDKSNLAMARYRLRALVKDISIL from the coding sequence ATGGTTGAAGGAGGGTCTTGTCTGAACACGACAACTCGCGACGTCTCCCTGCTGCTCATCGGCGACCAACACGGTCTCGTCGAGCACAGCCTGCGCCGCCACGTCCCGGCGTCGCACTGCTGGACGCTCCACACCGCCGCCGATGCTGCTGGGGCGTTGCGGCAGGCATCCGGGCTCGCGCCGGACCTCGTCGTGGCGGTGTGCACCGAATCAGCGCAGACCCTCTGCGAGCATCTCTTCTCGCTGCTTGAACACGCCAAGCGAAACTGGCCCCACACGTCGTTCGTCCTGGTGGTCGCCGGAACGGTGACGAACCTGCCGGAGGTCTTCGAGCGGTACGGGGTCATGCCCGTGGTCGACGGGTCCGACGTCCCCCGGGTGGCCCAGACCATCGAGCGTGAGGTCGGCGCCCTGAGCCACGGTTCAATTCGGGGAGTGTCGCTGCCAGGGTTCCTCCAGATGATGGAGTGGGAGCGCAAGAGCCTGTCGGTGCGAGTCGAGTCCGCCGCCGGGTGGGGGCGTCTGCATCTGTTGGAGGGCCGGCTGGTGGACGCCTATGCCTTCCCGGGGGAGGAGACCGGGGAGGCGGCGGCCCTGACCATCATGGCCTGGAGCGACGTGGTGATCCGGCTTGAACGCTCCTACCACAACGGCCAGGGCACGGAGTTGCCGACCCTAACCTCGCTGCTGATAGAGGCGATGCGGCGGACGGACGAGGTGGGCCGGGCTGAACCGGTGGAGGAGAGCGTTCCCCCGCCGGGCGGCCCGGAGGCATTGGAGGAGAACGTGTTCAGGAGGCCGAAAAGCTCGACCACCCACCTCAAGAAGCCCGGGTACGAAGACCCGCCCACTCTCGGCGCCTCGGCAGCCGAACTGCCACCCCACGACCCTCTACCAGGCGCCACGCAAAGCGGCGCGAAGGAGTTCAACATGCCCAACGTCAAAGAGACCCTCAACTCCACCATGAACATCGAGGGGGCGAGCGCCGCCGCCCTTGTCGAGTACACCAGCGGCATGGCGCTGGGCACTATCGGCAGCGGCATCAACCTGGAGGTGGCCGCTGCGGGCAACACCGAGGTGGTCCGCGCCAAGCTGCGAACGATGGACGCCCTGGGTATCAGCGGGCAGATCGAGGACATCCTGATCACTCTGCACGATCAGTACCACATCATCTACATCGTTCCCGACCAGCCGCTCTTCATGTACCTCGTGTTGCAAAAGGACAAATCGAACCTGGCGATGGCCCGCTACCGGCTGCGCGCCCTGGTCAAGGACATCAGCATCCTGTAG
- a CDS encoding LptF/LptG family permease: MKLPLKRFERYVLAEILPTLVGALAAVIVLVLLSLLEDAIAPLLAKGANPVLVARLVALNVPEAVATALPIALMFAALLALSRLAADSEIKAALAGGVPASRLFRPVLLLAAGVTVLSFALSEVFVTRAKVRVQEVQREIVLDNPRVIGLGETGPGGSGLVLRDALGRAISVGQALPGGELRDLRIVTMQAGSPPREVITARRGRLRPGSNVLELEDGRRETFQDARPVTVLTFARGTLPVQDVQASFEGGNAALRPIYLPIAQLIERTNTYREQNIRMPADFTALHRRFAEPLAALALAFFAVSLAVYTFRSGLNLGLVWALLLSFAYYATWSVFRVMGENGALPPPFAAYAPDLIAVLAGGLLLWRAGRR, from the coding sequence GTGAAGCTACCCCTCAAGCGGTTCGAGCGGTACGTCCTCGCCGAGATTCTCCCCACGCTCGTCGGCGCGCTCGCCGCCGTCATCGTGCTCGTGCTGCTCAGCCTGCTCGAAGACGCCATCGCGCCCCTGCTCGCCAAGGGGGCGAACCCCGTCCTCGTCGCGCGGCTCGTCGCCCTGAACGTGCCCGAGGCGGTCGCCACCGCGCTCCCCATCGCCCTGATGTTCGCCGCCCTGCTGGCGCTGTCGCGCCTCGCCGCCGACTCGGAGATCAAGGCCGCGCTCGCGGGCGGCGTCCCGGCCTCGCGGCTCTTCCGGCCCGTGCTCCTCCTCGCGGCGGGCGTGACGGTGCTCTCCTTCGCCCTGAGCGAGGTGTTCGTCACCCGCGCCAAGGTGCGCGTGCAGGAGGTGCAGCGCGAGATCGTCCTCGACAACCCCCGCGTGATCGGGCTGGGAGAGACGGGGCCGGGGGGGAGCGGCCTGGTCCTGCGTGACGCCCTGGGCCGGGCGATCAGCGTGGGGCAGGCGTTGCCGGGCGGGGAGTTGCGCGACCTGCGGATCGTGACCATGCAGGCAGGCTCGCCCCCCCGCGAGGTCATCACGGCGCGGCGCGGGCGGCTGCGGCCCGGCAGCAACGTGCTGGAACTGGAGGACGGGCGGCGGGAGACTTTTCAGGACGCGCGGCCCGTCACGGTGCTCACCTTTGCCCGGGGCACCCTCCCCGTGCAGGACGTGCAGGCGAGCTTCGAGGGGGGGAACGCGGCGCTGAGGCCCATCTACCTGCCCATCGCGCAACTCATCGAGCGGACGAACACCTACCGCGAGCAGAACATTCGCATGCCCGCCGACTTCACCGCCCTGCACCGCCGCTTCGCCGAACCGCTTGCCGCGCTGGCGCTGGCCTTTTTCGCGGTCAGCCTCGCCGTCTACACCTTCCGCAGCGGGCTCAACCTGGGGCTGGTGTGGGCGCTGCTGCTGAGTTTCGCCTACTACGCCACCTGGAGCGTCTTCCGGGTGATGGGCGAGAACGGGGCCCTGCCGCCGCCCTTCGCTGCCTACGCGCCCGACCTGATCGCCGTGCTGGCGGGCGGGCTGCTGCTGTGGCGGGCAGGTCGGCGGTAG
- a CDS encoding Lrp/AsnC family transcriptional regulator, whose protein sequence is MVTAIVMVQAERQRIQETAEALAGVPSVREVYSVTGEWDIVAILRLVRYEDLDDVVTGHLRKVDGITRTQTMLAFRTYSEALLDQGFGVGLDEGAGT, encoded by the coding sequence ATGGTGACCGCAATCGTGATGGTGCAGGCCGAGCGCCAGCGTATTCAGGAAACCGCCGAGGCCCTCGCAGGGGTGCCCAGCGTGCGCGAGGTGTATTCGGTAACGGGCGAGTGGGACATCGTGGCGATCCTGCGCCTCGTCCGCTACGAGGACCTCGACGACGTGGTGACGGGGCACCTCAGAAAGGTGGACGGCATCACCCGCACCCAGACGATGCTCGCCTTCCGCACCTACAGCGAGGCGCTGCTCGACCAGGGCTTCGGCGTGGGGCTGGACGAGGGGGCGGGGACCTGA
- a CDS encoding LptF/LptG family permease, which produces MPPVPAILIRSVLREVLRWYAAGLALFLVLQLADILSTTVGLLLGYDATPLEALTAFGAFAPTILNRALVLAVPFAVLLAFGRLQGDSELKAMFAAGVRPLGLVWPLALPFVLVGLVAYVNAGYVVPAGLDRWDRAWYGIYGTTPPPPTQDNYTYAPPGALFYAGRVRNDSGGTVAQLDGVLVQRGGETVTAQSGTWDTAKHTWTVKDAWVTRPGEDPRQVKGPLVFPQGDALSLPQPPANKVSTPRLRERLASDRLTPQQRRDDTFQLAARVADPLTPVVFALAAGALGLLIRNRAAAFAAVLVFIVVFYVVWTTVPQLARAGALAPTLAAWLPNLVFLLFAGLLAWRLR; this is translated from the coding sequence ATGCCGCCCGTGCCCGCCATCCTGATCCGCTCCGTGCTGCGCGAGGTCCTGCGGTGGTACGCGGCGGGATTGGCCCTGTTCCTCGTCCTCCAGCTCGCGGACATCCTCAGCACCACGGTCGGCCTGCTCCTCGGCTACGACGCGACGCCTTTGGAAGCTTTGACGGCCTTCGGGGCCTTCGCGCCCACCATCCTCAACCGGGCGCTCGTGCTGGCGGTGCCCTTCGCGGTGCTGCTCGCCTTCGGGCGGCTCCAGGGGGACAGCGAACTCAAGGCGATGTTCGCGGCGGGCGTGCGGCCCCTGGGGCTGGTGTGGCCGCTCGCGCTGCCCTTCGTTCTGGTAGGGCTCGTGGCCTACGTGAACGCCGGGTACGTGGTCCCCGCCGGGCTCGACCGCTGGGACCGGGCCTGGTACGGCATCTACGGCACCACCCCGCCGCCCCCCACCCAGGACAACTACACCTACGCGCCTCCCGGGGCGCTCTTCTACGCGGGGCGGGTCCGCAACGACTCAGGCGGAACCGTCGCCCAACTCGACGGGGTGCTCGTCCAGCGCGGCGGGGAGACGGTGACCGCCCAGTCCGGCACCTGGGACACGGCGAAGCACACCTGGACGGTGAAGGACGCCTGGGTTACCCGCCCCGGGGAAGACCCCCGGCAGGTGAAGGGGCCGCTCGTCTTCCCGCAGGGTGACGCCCTGAGCCTGCCGCAGCCGCCCGCGAACAAGGTGAGCACCCCGAGGCTGCGCGAGCGGCTGGCGTCGGACCGGCTGACCCCCCAGCAGCGCCGCGACGATACCTTTCAACTCGCCGCCCGGGTCGCCGATCCCCTGACGCCCGTGGTGTTCGCGCTCGCGGCGGGGGCGCTGGGGCTCCTGATCCGCAACCGGGCGGCGGCCTTCGCGGCGGTGCTCGTGTTCATCGTCGTGTTCTACGTCGTGTGGACGACCGTGCCGCAACTCGCGCGGGCGGGGGCGCTGGCGCCTACCCTCGCCGCGTGGCTGCCCAACCTGGTGTTCCTGCTGTTCGCCGGACTGCTCGCCTGGAGGCTGCGGTGA